The Tessaracoccus timonensis sequence CTTGCCGAAGGACCCGGTGCCACCGGTGATGAGGATCGACGAATTCTCGAGAAGGCTCACGAGTACTCCTAGGTTGTGAATGAGACAGACGGAAGCAGGCACGCCACCGCACAGTTACCGTTGGCAAAGCCTACCATTTGAGGTATGGACTCCCACCAATCTACGCCGTTACATGTTGCGATTCGGTGCGACGCGCTTTCTGCCCGCGGTACCGGGCACCTCGTGCGGCAAACCGCGCTCGTGCAGGAGTTGCAGGCCAGAGGGCATGTGGCAACGCTGTTTGGAGAGTGCGACGTCGAATGGGCTCGCCAGCAGGCAGCCTCCGTCGGGCTTGAGTTTGCGCCACCTGCCGATGACTTCGTGGCACAGCTCACTGAAGCCGGCTGCGACACACTCATGATTGACGGGTACGAGTTTCCAGCATCGCTCGGGGCCGACGCGCGGGCAGCAGGATTCCCTGTACTGGCCATGGTCGATGGTGATTTCGGGCGTCACCAAGAGGCCGACATCTACATCGACCAGAACCTCGGCTCCGACGACCCAGGCCAGCCGAACTGGCTTGTCGGCCCGGAATATGTGCTGTTGCGCGACGTCGTCCTTCGCCGACGGGGCACGCCTCGCCCAGCAAACCAACCGCCCAAGGTGCTCGTGGTGTTCGGCGGGTCCGACCCCTTCGGCGGATGCCCCGTTGCCGCTGAATTGCTGCTATCGACGGGGCTGCCGGTCCACGTCGTGGCGATCGCTGCGTCGCCAGAACGTCGGACCTCGCTAGAGGCATTAGAGCTTGCCGACGGTCAGTCGCTTGAGGTGCCGGGCACGCAGGACGACCTCCCCGGCCTAGCTCTGACGTGCGACTTCGTGATCTCCGCATCGGGCTCGAGCGTGTGGGAGTTCGCCTGCCTCGGCATCCCCACCGGGTTGGTGTGCGTTACAGATAACCAGCTCACTGGCTATGAGGCGGCGACGGAATCCCTCGCCGTCCGGGTGGGTCACCTCGAAGCGTTGCGTGGCGACAAGCAAGCTCGCGCTGCCGCGTCGGCCGTACTCACCCGGATGCTCGAAGACCGGGCCTGGCTCGACGAACTGAGCGCGCAAGGCCGAGCACTCGTCGACGGCGAGGGGCGTCGTCGAGTGGTGGCAGCGATGGAAGGCATTGCCGGCCGCTGATTATCCGAGGCGTGAGCATCAGTCGAGGCGGTGCACGAGTAGGCTGGCCGGTATGCGTACCCGTGTGGTGATTCAGTCTCGTCTTTCGTCGTCCCGGCTGCCCGGCAAAGCGCTCATGACCGTTGGGGGCATGCCACTCGTCGAACTGGTTGCCCGTAGGGCCTCCCGTACTGGGTTTGAAGTCGTCGTGGCTACGTCGGTGGAGATGTACGACGACAGAATCGCCGCCACCCTCCAGCCTGCCGGCATCCGTGTGCTTCGCGGCTCCCTCGACGATGTTCTCTCGCGCTTCCTCGACGCGACGTCCGACCTCGCTGAGGACGATCGCGTGGTGCGGTTGACTGGCGACAACCCCGTCGCCGACGCGGATCTCGTTCAGGAGCTCATCGATGAGATGGACCGGACCGGGCGTGAGTACGGACGCGTCGACATCGATGTCGTTCCCGAGGGGCTCGGCGTCGAAGTGTTCCCGGTATGGCTGCTGCGCCAGGCCGGCAGGGAAGCCGTCGACTCGTACGACCGCGAGCACGTCACCCCTTGGATCCGACGCCACACCGACGAACTGCTCTTCGCACCCCGACGAAACCCCGGCAAGCCCGCGGTCTACCGCGCCACCGTCGACTGCCTCCATGACTTCATCCGCGTCTCCCGACTCTTCGACGGCTATGCCGACCCCGTCACCGTCCCCTGGGCAGACGTGATGGACAGCCTCGTCGGGCACGTGCGAGCGCTCGGACCGATCGCTAACGTGGTGCCCGACGTCGCACCGCGGCTCACCAGCCTGGTACTGGGCGTGGACAACCTGGGATGGAACGGTAAAGAGCATGAGGCGGCGACCATCCGCGAGGTATTCACCCGGGCGGTAGAGGCCGGAATATCCGACGTCGTGTGCACTGCCGACGCGGCCCCCCTGGTCGCGACCGGGCTGCTGCCCATGCTGAAGCAGCGCATGGGCGTCTCTGTGGTGCTGCCGTCCGTCGTCGAGTCGCCGGCGCCCGAGCTGGAGTTGCGCTACCGCATCGAGCGCGCGCGCACCGAATCGGGGCATGCCGCGCTACGTACGGTGTTCTTGGAGGAAGCCGACCTCGTCTCCGAACATGCCGAAGCGCTCCTCGACGTGCTGGCTGATTACCAGGAACGCAACGTGCTCAAGGAAATTGGCGCCGTGGTGAAGCCCCACGGTGCGCTGAAGCCCGGAGCGATTGCCGAGGTGAGTGTCGCTGCGACGTATCTGGGCAATGACGCGGCGCCCGAGACCCTCGCCGACTGGCACGCCGCCGGAGCGATCACCGTCGGTATTGCTTCACCGGAGGCCAAACAAACGCAGATCACCGAGCAGATGCGCAGCGACGCCATCGACACCGTCGTGGTGCAGCCGGTCGGCCGCCGCGAGCTCACCTCACTGCTGACTGCGAGGTGAGCGTTCAGTGTCAGAAGTTTGCTCGTCGACGAACCAATTCCTGACACTGACACAATCGAACAGCGAAATAGTGTTGTCCTACGACGCGTAAGATCTCGTCTCCGGGAGTCATGGCCGCGACGATGGGCACATGTACCAGCGTTCCGCCCTGCCGCCGTCGCTCCGAATGGCGTCGGAAGCCGACGAAGTCACCTTTGTGGAGGGCGTCACTCGCGCGTTGCAGACCAAGCGCACCACCGCGTCCAGGGTGCTCGACGCCGCCTCGCACCGCACGAGGGTAGCTCGACGCGCGCTCCTTGAGGGGCTTGGCTCCTCGGAAAGTGACGGCATTCACAGCCCGCTGGAGTGGGTGTTTCAGCAGCGCGTTGAGCGAGCGCACCAGCTGCCGCCTCCGACGCACCAAGCCGTGATGCAAGATGGCGAGTTCGTCGACGCGCTCTACGACGACTACCTGCTCGCGGTGGAAGTCGACGGGCGAGAGTTTCACGACGCACGCAGCGACGCCCGACGTGACAATCGCAACGCGCTTCGTCGCGGGATTACCACGCTGCGCTACACATGGGAAGGCGTCATGTTCGACGCGTGTGCCGTCGCGGCAGAGATCGTCGAGGTGCTGCGCAGTCACGGGTGGCAAGGGAACGGAACATGCCCGTCATGCAGTCCCAGTGTCAGAAGTTTGCTCGTCGACGAACCAATTCCTGACACTGAAGCACACGCAGGTGCTTAGAACAACGAATCGGGCCACCTCCAGAGGGAAGTGGCCCGACTCACTGAGCGTCGATCAGTACACGACGACCTTGTCACCGTTGCGGATCTGCTTGTAAATCCAATCCAGGGTCTTTGCGTCGCGGATGTT is a genomic window containing:
- a CDS encoding PseG/SpsG family protein; the protein is MDSHQSTPLHVAIRCDALSARGTGHLVRQTALVQELQARGHVATLFGECDVEWARQQAASVGLEFAPPADDFVAQLTEAGCDTLMIDGYEFPASLGADARAAGFPVLAMVDGDFGRHQEADIYIDQNLGSDDPGQPNWLVGPEYVLLRDVVLRRRGTPRPANQPPKVLVVFGGSDPFGGCPVAAELLLSTGLPVHVVAIAASPERRTSLEALELADGQSLEVPGTQDDLPGLALTCDFVISASGSSVWEFACLGIPTGLVCVTDNQLTGYEAATESLAVRVGHLEALRGDKQARAAASAVLTRMLEDRAWLDELSAQGRALVDGEGRRRVVAAMEGIAGR
- a CDS encoding cytidylyltransferase domain-containing protein codes for the protein MRTRVVIQSRLSSSRLPGKALMTVGGMPLVELVARRASRTGFEVVVATSVEMYDDRIAATLQPAGIRVLRGSLDDVLSRFLDATSDLAEDDRVVRLTGDNPVADADLVQELIDEMDRTGREYGRVDIDVVPEGLGVEVFPVWLLRQAGREAVDSYDREHVTPWIRRHTDELLFAPRRNPGKPAVYRATVDCLHDFIRVSRLFDGYADPVTVPWADVMDSLVGHVRALGPIANVVPDVAPRLTSLVLGVDNLGWNGKEHEAATIREVFTRAVEAGISDVVCTADAAPLVATGLLPMLKQRMGVSVVLPSVVESPAPELELRYRIERARTESGHAALRTVFLEEADLVSEHAEALLDVLADYQERNVLKEIGAVVKPHGALKPGAIAEVSVAATYLGNDAAPETLADWHAAGAITVGIASPEAKQTQITEQMRSDAIDTVVVQPVGRRELTSLLTAR